One region of Streptococcus parasanguinis genomic DNA includes:
- a CDS encoding type B 50S ribosomal protein L31, whose protein sequence is MKKDIHPEYRPVVFMDTTTGYKFVSGSTKYSSETVEFEGETYPLIRVEISSDSHPFYTGRQKFTQADGRVDRFNKKYGLK, encoded by the coding sequence ATGAAAAAAGATATCCATCCAGAATATCGCCCTGTTGTCTTCATGGACACTACTACTGGTTACAAGTTCGTCAGCGGTTCAACTAAGTACTCTAGCGAAACAGTTGAATTCGAAGGTGAAACTTACCCATTGATCCGTGTTGAAATTTCATCAGACTCACACCCATTCTACACTGGACGTCAAAAGTTCACTCAAGCAGATGGACGTGTGGATCGTTTCAACAAAAAATACGGTCTCAAATAA
- a CDS encoding DUF5336 domain-containing protein, producing MEKNRLFIIISAAVAILSSFLPWASLNAGAFGSYSWNGLRGDGWFVIIFAVVAIVLACLNDVKSSLPKGFAIGVIVSGALSTIVTLIDLFGVNKYAVDFNGYGVSIGFGLILALIASIAIVVTGLLAMSGGKITKGTFEELAESGKGFAQTVGRVTTTTVKTAVDEIKKESHEHTEGKADQPVEAPKDPNQSEQ from the coding sequence ATGGAAAAAAATCGTTTGTTTATCATTATCTCTGCTGCGGTAGCGATTCTTAGCTCTTTCTTGCCATGGGCAAGCCTGAATGCTGGTGCCTTTGGTTCATACAGCTGGAATGGCCTTCGCGGAGATGGATGGTTCGTTATTATCTTCGCAGTCGTTGCGATTGTCCTTGCTTGCTTGAACGATGTGAAATCTTCACTACCAAAAGGTTTTGCAATTGGTGTTATCGTATCAGGGGCTCTCTCAACTATCGTAACATTGATCGATCTATTTGGTGTAAACAAATATGCTGTTGACTTCAATGGTTATGGCGTTTCAATTGGCTTTGGTTTGATCCTTGCTTTGATCGCATCAATCGCTATTGTTGTAACTGGTCTCTTGGCGATGTCAGGTGGTAAAATCACTAAAGGAACATTCGAAGAACTTGCTGAATCTGGTAAAGGATTTGCACAAACAGTTGGACGGGTGACAACTACTACAGTTAAAACTGCAGTAGATGAAATCAAAAAAGAATCACACGAACACACTGAAGGAAAAGCTGATCAACCAGTTGAAGCACCAAAAGATCCAAATCAATCTGAACAATAA
- a CDS encoding CPBP family intramembrane glutamic endopeptidase, translating into MNRKQALSMYLIGTFGQVLGVSLLVWFLRAGGAKVDFTSPMGIIAVVLGGLSSAFWGSLASISYHQSSFKQLLKDFFQVKDRLANYCLVLVFLLLDFFPFIFGGKITTQSLVLPVVLFFKALLFGGVEEIGWRYFFQPTLQKKIPYLSATLITFLAWSSWHLLYFYIDGSLAVIQLLPFLVGLLTNCFILSALYHKTQNLWICVMTHACINSLSQILVNEEVWLSIVSKILIISLAIMIARKKYVTVKEEK; encoded by the coding sequence ATGAATAGAAAGCAAGCCCTTTCCATGTATTTGATAGGGACCTTTGGTCAAGTATTAGGAGTCAGCCTTCTGGTGTGGTTTTTAAGAGCAGGAGGAGCGAAGGTTGATTTTACATCACCAATGGGGATCATCGCTGTTGTTTTAGGTGGCTTATCATCTGCTTTTTGGGGTAGTCTTGCAAGCATTAGTTACCATCAATCTAGTTTTAAACAACTTCTCAAAGATTTTTTTCAAGTCAAAGACAGGTTAGCTAATTATTGTTTAGTGCTCGTTTTCTTGCTACTCGACTTTTTCCCCTTTATCTTTGGTGGTAAGATCACTACTCAATCGTTGGTCTTGCCAGTGGTGCTCTTTTTCAAGGCTCTTCTTTTTGGTGGAGTTGAAGAAATTGGCTGGCGTTATTTCTTTCAACCAACTTTGCAGAAAAAAATACCTTATCTTTCAGCTACTTTGATCACCTTTTTAGCCTGGTCTAGTTGGCATCTACTATACTTTTATATTGATGGTTCTTTAGCTGTCATTCAGTTGCTTCCGTTTCTAGTAGGTCTGCTAACTAACTGCTTTATCTTATCGGCCTTGTATCATAAAACGCAAAATTTATGGATCTGTGTCATGACTCATGCCTGTATTAATTCCTTGTCTCAGATTCTAGTGAATGAAGAGGTATGGCTATCTATCGTCAGTAAAATTCTTATTATTAGTTTAGCAATCATGATTGCAAGAAAGAAGTATGTAACTGTAAAGGAGGAAAAATGA
- a CDS encoding MerR family transcriptional regulator: protein MLRNDIQRITALTRKALEYYEEKGFIHPRRLENGYREYSEKDVEILNKITLFKKLGLTITEIKDCLKSDGATASSILRRKEQELESDEKRKVVFDLYIKGADTDLINEKLAVIEAEDSLYKRLERAFPGYLGQCLFAAYQPFLQEPLSKDGEEAFKKYIQYLDSLPTFELSREEQDYVDELSSSFNMKTLKEVNEAKIAAVESYEKWHNENKDTISIFDRYLNSDDYKTSPMKNIQDQLKTFLINHHYYEVAIPLIRQFSKSYDHYYKKLTEASDYYLKQKGDAPQ, encoded by the coding sequence ATGTTAAGAAATGATATTCAAAGAATAACAGCTTTAACTCGAAAAGCACTAGAATACTATGAAGAAAAAGGTTTTATTCATCCTCGAAGACTAGAAAATGGGTATAGGGAATATTCGGAAAAGGATGTAGAGATTCTGAATAAGATTACCTTGTTTAAAAAATTAGGGCTAACCATAACAGAAATAAAGGACTGTCTGAAGTCAGATGGGGCTACTGCATCTAGTATTCTCAGAAGAAAAGAGCAAGAACTAGAAAGTGATGAGAAACGGAAAGTAGTGTTCGATCTCTATATTAAAGGTGCAGACACGGATCTGATCAATGAAAAACTTGCGGTCATCGAAGCTGAAGACTCACTTTATAAGAGACTCGAAAGAGCATTTCCAGGATACTTGGGGCAATGCTTATTTGCTGCCTATCAGCCTTTTTTACAGGAACCCTTGTCAAAAGATGGAGAAGAAGCATTTAAGAAGTATATTCAATATTTAGATAGCCTTCCAACCTTTGAGTTAAGCAGAGAAGAACAGGATTATGTTGATGAACTGAGTTCTAGTTTTAATATGAAGACCTTAAAAGAGGTTAATGAAGCTAAGATAGCTGCGGTAGAAAGTTATGAAAAGTGGCATAATGAAAATAAGGACACAATTTCTATTTTTGATCGCTATTTGAACAGTGATGATTACAAAACAAGTCCAATGAAAAATATTCAAGATCAACTGAAAACATTTTTGATTAACCATCACTACTATGAAGTAGCTATTCCTCTGATTAGACAATTTAGTAAGAGTTACGATCATTATTATAAAAAACTAACTGAGGCAAGTGACTATTATTTAAAGCAAAAGGGAGATGCTCCACAGTAA
- a CDS encoding CPBP family intramembrane glutamic endopeptidase, producing MSKFISKQSVASWYALTALLATFLVGQVILWFFPDGTSIGASLLFILMNCIPLITAAVFSLVLGEVKYLGDFFKKVFLQKESPLSWILAFFIPVIYYGISILLMNVRFTGNSLLAFFLYFPWTLLYGGLEEVGWRWFLQDHLSFSKHFIPKMMVLSIVWFLWHIPIYQLPWITAGSSNYLIFYLMILGNTFLFGALKEYSKGAVPCILAHMLIDSLAVLMLVQSSLPQIILLVIFEILVASWLVAIRKSLK from the coding sequence ATGAGCAAATTTATTTCAAAACAATCAGTCGCTAGTTGGTATGCACTGACTGCGCTCCTAGCTACCTTTCTAGTCGGGCAAGTGATCCTTTGGTTTTTCCCTGATGGGACTAGTATAGGTGCCTCACTACTGTTTATCCTAATGAACTGTATTCCCCTGATTACTGCGGCGGTCTTTTCTCTTGTCCTGGGTGAAGTCAAATACTTGGGTGATTTTTTCAAAAAGGTTTTTCTTCAAAAAGAAAGTCCTCTGTCATGGATCCTAGCATTCTTCATCCCCGTCATCTATTATGGGATCTCCATCCTGCTTATGAACGTTCGCTTTACTGGGAACTCCCTCTTGGCCTTCTTCCTTTATTTCCCCTGGACATTATTATATGGCGGTCTAGAAGAAGTCGGTTGGCGTTGGTTTTTACAAGATCATCTTTCCTTTAGTAAGCACTTTATACCTAAAATGATGGTTCTCTCCATTGTCTGGTTCCTCTGGCATATCCCTATTTATCAACTCCCTTGGATTACCGCAGGTTCATCCAACTATCTCATCTTTTACCTGATGATTTTAGGGAATACCTTCCTATTTGGAGCGCTCAAGGAGTATTCAAAAGGAGCTGTCCCTTGTATCCTGGCTCATATGCTGATCGATAGTCTGGCTGTCCTTATGCTGGTTCAAAGTTCTCTTCCTCAGATCATCCTTCTAGTTATTTTCGAAATCCTAGTAGCCTCTTGGCTAGTGGCTATACGAAAATCATTGAAATAG
- a CDS encoding DHH family phosphoesterase, with protein MNVMNEILEKIQAYDTIIIHRHQNPDPDAIGSQVGLRDLLRAHFPQKRVLATGYDEPTLTWLAEMDEVKDEDFEGALVIVCDTANTPRIDDKRYTNGDFLIKIDHHPNDDAYGDLLWVDTESSSTSELIALFAKELELELPVSAARLLYAGIVGDTGRFLYPATSTRTFEIAAYLRSIPFDFTALARQMDTINLKTAKLQGYVYDHLEIDEHGAARVTLTQELLKKFDLRDSETAAIVGAPGRIDTVSVWAIFVEQTDGHFRVRMRSKRKVINEIAKRHNGGGHPLASGANSYSLEENDQIYKELQEVARTNEG; from the coding sequence ATGAACGTAATGAATGAAATTCTTGAAAAGATTCAAGCTTATGACACGATTATTATCCACCGTCATCAGAATCCGGATCCGGATGCGATTGGTAGCCAGGTGGGCTTGCGGGATCTCCTGCGTGCGCACTTCCCTCAAAAGCGGGTCTTGGCAACTGGCTATGATGAACCGACCTTGACTTGGCTTGCTGAAATGGATGAGGTTAAGGACGAGGATTTTGAGGGAGCTTTGGTGATTGTCTGTGATACGGCTAATACTCCTCGCATCGATGACAAGCGCTATACGAATGGTGATTTCCTGATCAAGATCGACCACCACCCAAATGACGATGCTTATGGCGATCTGCTCTGGGTCGATACTGAGTCTAGCTCTACCAGTGAGTTAATCGCACTTTTTGCTAAGGAATTGGAGCTCGAACTTCCTGTGAGTGCTGCTCGTCTCCTGTATGCTGGGATTGTCGGAGATACAGGTCGCTTCCTTTATCCTGCTACTTCAACTCGGACCTTTGAGATCGCTGCCTATCTTCGAAGCATTCCTTTTGATTTTACTGCCCTTGCTCGTCAAATGGATACGATCAATCTCAAGACGGCTAAGCTTCAAGGCTATGTCTACGACCATCTCGAGATCGATGAACATGGCGCTGCGCGTGTGACCTTGACACAAGAGCTCTTGAAGAAATTTGATCTACGTGATTCTGAGACTGCTGCGATTGTTGGAGCTCCTGGACGCATCGATACCGTGTCTGTTTGGGCTATCTTTGTTGAACAGACTGACGGTCACTTCCGTGTCCGGATGCGTAGCAAACGAAAAGTGATTAATGAGATTGCCAAACGTCATAATGGTGGTGGCCATCCACTAGCTAGTGGAGCTAACTCCTACTCCCTCGAAGAAAACGACCAAATCTACAAAGAGCTACAAGAAGTGGCACGCACAAACGAAGGCTGA
- a CDS encoding ankyrin repeat domain-containing protein, whose product MQKTFQLLRRGDLEAVRQILDKKPEEVNAVSGDKPKRDQGQSLLQVAIKSGHLDIADLLIDRGADLNFIEEPTELNPFCQPVLQTAGGRAVFDCRRMIKRWNGQYEMYSSKEKADQSFKVFEKMLELGADITQKDSHGGTLLQTILIETKEVLPSYYWKTKETSDNVLITDELRHDLNRIYDLLIRYGVTADEIAVYQKIPLKELYQDSPTMEFLNRLKQRRS is encoded by the coding sequence ATGCAAAAAACCTTTCAGTTGTTGCGAAGAGGAGATCTAGAGGCCGTCCGTCAGATATTGGATAAAAAGCCTGAAGAAGTCAATGCTGTTTCGGGTGACAAACCTAAAAGAGATCAGGGACAGTCGCTCCTTCAAGTCGCTATCAAATCGGGACATTTAGATATTGCAGACTTACTCATTGATAGAGGAGCAGATCTTAACTTTATCGAAGAGCCGACAGAGCTGAATCCATTTTGTCAACCAGTCCTCCAAACAGCGGGTGGACGAGCTGTATTTGACTGCAGGCGCATGATCAAACGTTGGAATGGCCAATATGAAATGTATTCGTCTAAGGAAAAGGCGGACCAGTCTTTCAAGGTTTTTGAGAAAATGTTGGAACTTGGGGCAGATATCACTCAGAAGGATAGTCATGGGGGAACCTTATTGCAAACTATTTTAATTGAAACCAAGGAAGTTCTGCCATCTTATTATTGGAAAACAAAAGAAACAAGCGATAATGTCCTCATCACGGATGAATTGCGACATGATTTAAATCGTATTTATGATCTATTGATTCGTTACGGTGTGACTGCTGACGAAATAGCTGTCTATCAGAAGATTCCTCTCAAAGAACTTTACCAGGACAGCCCGACTATGGAATTTTTAAATCGTTTGAAACAGCGCAGATCTTGA
- the glpK gene encoding glycerol kinase GlpK has protein sequence MSQETYIMAIDQGTTSSRAIIFNKKGEQVSSSQKEFTQIFPQAGWVEHNANEIWNSVQSVIAEVFIESGIKPNQIEAIGITNQRETTVVWDKNTGLPIYNAIVWQSRQTAPLAEELKNQGYVETFHQKTGLVIDAYFSATKVRWILDHVEGAQECAEKGELLFGTIDTWLVWKLTDGAAHVTDYSNAARTMLYNIKELKWDDEILDILNIPKAMLPEVRSNSEIYGKTAPFHFYGGQVPIAGMAGDQQAALFGQLAFEPGMVKNTYGTGSFIIMNTGEEMQLSENNLLTTIGYGINGKVYYALEGSIFIAGSAIQWLRDGLRMIDSSPESEAYALKSQNQDEIYVVPAFTGLGAPYWNQEARGSVFGLTRGTTKEDFIKATLQSIAYQVRDIIDTMQVDAKTPIPLLKVDGGAAKNDYLMQFQADILGIAIARAKNLETTALGAAFLAGLTVGYWKDLEELKSLHGAAQIFEPKMDESRKEELYKGWKKAVKATQVFAESDD, from the coding sequence ATGTCTCAAGAAACTTACATCATGGCGATTGACCAGGGAACCACTAGTTCGCGGGCTATCATTTTTAATAAAAAAGGCGAGCAAGTCAGCTCTAGTCAAAAGGAATTCACTCAGATTTTTCCGCAGGCTGGTTGGGTGGAGCACAATGCCAATGAAATTTGGAACTCGGTGCAGTCGGTGATCGCTGAGGTCTTTATCGAAAGTGGCATCAAGCCCAATCAAATCGAGGCGATCGGCATTACCAATCAACGGGAGACGACAGTTGTTTGGGATAAGAACACGGGGCTTCCTATTTACAATGCCATTGTCTGGCAATCACGGCAAACGGCTCCACTGGCTGAAGAACTTAAAAACCAAGGCTATGTAGAAACCTTCCACCAAAAGACAGGTCTAGTCATTGATGCCTACTTCTCAGCGACTAAAGTTCGTTGGATTTTGGACCACGTAGAAGGAGCACAAGAGTGTGCGGAGAAAGGTGAATTGCTCTTTGGGACCATTGATACTTGGTTGGTCTGGAAGCTGACAGATGGAGCTGCCCACGTGACAGACTATTCCAATGCAGCCCGTACCATGCTCTACAATATCAAGGAACTGAAATGGGACGATGAAATCTTAGACATTCTCAACATTCCTAAAGCCATGCTTCCTGAAGTGCGTTCAAACTCTGAAATCTATGGCAAGACAGCGCCTTTCCATTTCTACGGTGGACAAGTGCCGATTGCAGGGATGGCGGGAGACCAGCAAGCGGCCCTCTTTGGTCAATTGGCTTTTGAACCTGGGATGGTCAAAAACACTTATGGAACTGGATCCTTCATCATTATGAATACGGGTGAGGAGATGCAGTTATCAGAAAATAACTTGCTGACGACGATTGGTTATGGGATCAATGGCAAGGTCTACTACGCCCTTGAAGGATCGATCTTTATCGCTGGAAGTGCCATTCAATGGCTCCGCGATGGCTTGCGTATGATCGACAGTTCACCTGAATCCGAGGCCTATGCTCTGAAGTCTCAGAACCAGGATGAAATCTATGTGGTTCCTGCCTTTACGGGTCTTGGAGCACCATACTGGAATCAAGAGGCGCGTGGTTCTGTCTTTGGACTTACCCGGGGAACAACCAAGGAAGACTTTATCAAAGCAACCCTTCAATCCATTGCCTATCAAGTACGTGATATTATTGACACCATGCAGGTGGATGCCAAGACTCCTATCCCTCTCCTAAAAGTAGACGGAGGAGCAGCGAAAAATGATTACTTAATGCAGTTTCAGGCAGATATTCTTGGAATTGCAATTGCCCGCGCGAAAAACTTGGAAACAACTGCTTTAGGAGCGGCCTTCCTAGCAGGTCTGACTGTAGGCTATTGGAAAGACTTGGAAGAATTAAAATCTCTTCATGGAGCAGCTCAAATCTTTGAACCCAAGATGGATGAATCTCGTAAGGAAGAGCTGTACAAGGGGTGGAAGAAAGCAGTCAAAGCTACTCAAGTATTTGCGGAGTCTGATGACTAA
- a CDS encoding DUF6630 family protein: MNQTAKEEYTRIVRLLTEDSSIYDAIENCLESPWSYFEENIDRYDERGIDEDETEETIIWLGIADELIDANEAVELDWNPELEDFSYFMKSLAEKKNLQMEDDWFDEEDTITNWCSMLDRKWETEGFCVGGIDIDSDSYVLFICEVETLKELTKWSNRIDQRIDHAKNL, from the coding sequence ATGAATCAAACAGCGAAAGAAGAGTATACTCGTATCGTTCGGTTACTGACTGAGGACAGCTCTATCTATGATGCTATTGAAAATTGCTTAGAATCACCTTGGTCTTATTTTGAGGAAAATATTGATCGCTATGATGAGCGTGGAATTGATGAGGATGAAACAGAAGAAACTATTATTTGGCTTGGCATTGCAGATGAATTGATAGATGCGAATGAAGCTGTTGAATTAGATTGGAATCCTGAATTAGAAGATTTTAGTTACTTCATGAAATCACTGGCTGAAAAGAAGAATCTTCAGATGGAAGATGATTGGTTTGATGAAGAGGACACTATTACGAATTGGTGCTCTATGCTCGATAGGAAATGGGAAACAGAAGGTTTCTGTGTAGGTGGAATAGACATTGATAGCGATAGTTACGTCCTATTTATTTGTGAAGTGGAGACGCTAAAAGAATTAACAAAATGGAGCAATCGCATTGATCAGCGTATTGATCATGCAAAAAATCTCTAA
- a CDS encoding CbrC family protein — MNDSMKEYIHLKKQFQEQEKDSSSVLAFYEFADRLALLETPEAKQVLVDVYQELGLYASAFSLFLELVDKSDRKQVKKLFTLEKMSLSHGDRFALPRPLTEKEKETHKEKISSLPTFRYHPDPLGTGAFKEGEPKTCPSCGEDHTIYYVLRPYCVEELSHLCPTCIATGRAAQKFEAEFIQDADWQGVMDKEKDQVLFCQTPGYSSWQGEHWLSCCRDYCAYLGTVGTRELEEMGIAEQVLAEYEARNEFQDVAEYLVKDGSMCGYLFRCLHCEQYHLWVDAD; from the coding sequence ATGAACGATTCTATGAAAGAATATATCCATCTTAAAAAGCAGTTCCAAGAGCAAGAGAAGGATTCATCCAGCGTGCTGGCTTTCTATGAATTTGCGGATCGGCTGGCTTTACTGGAAACTCCAGAAGCCAAGCAGGTCTTGGTGGATGTTTACCAAGAGTTGGGCTTGTATGCTAGTGCCTTTTCCCTCTTCTTAGAGCTAGTAGACAAGTCTGATCGCAAGCAAGTTAAGAAGCTTTTTACCTTAGAAAAGATGAGTCTCAGTCATGGAGATCGCTTTGCTCTCCCTCGTCCTTTGACTGAAAAAGAAAAAGAGACTCATAAAGAGAAAATCAGTTCCTTGCCAACCTTCCGCTATCATCCGGATCCACTAGGGACTGGTGCTTTTAAGGAAGGGGAGCCTAAGACCTGTCCTTCGTGTGGGGAAGACCACACCATCTATTATGTTCTGAGACCTTATTGTGTGGAGGAGCTAAGCCATCTCTGTCCGACTTGTATTGCTACAGGTCGTGCTGCCCAGAAGTTTGAAGCAGAGTTTATCCAAGATGCTGATTGGCAAGGGGTCATGGATAAGGAAAAAGATCAGGTCCTATTCTGTCAAACTCCAGGCTATAGTAGCTGGCAGGGGGAACATTGGCTCTCCTGTTGCCGAGACTACTGTGCTTATCTGGGGACAGTTGGCACTCGTGAATTGGAAGAAATGGGCATTGCAGAGCAAGTATTAGCAGAATACGAGGCACGTAATGAATTTCAGGATGTGGCTGAATACTTAGTCAAGGATGGTTCAATGTGTGGCTATCTCTTTCGATGTCTCCATTGTGAACAATACCATCTGTGGGTTGATGCGGATTAG
- a CDS encoding (S)-acetoin forming diacetyl reductase has translation MSKVAIVTGAGQGIGFAIAKRLVQDGFKVGVLDYNAETAEKAVAELSAENAFAVVADVSKQAEVAAAFQKVVDHFGDLNVVVNNAGVAPTTPLDTITEEQFTRTFAINVGGVIWGAQAAQAQFKALGHGGKIINATSQAGVVGNPNLTVYGGTKFAVRGITQTLARDLADSGITVNAYAPGIVKTPMMFDIAHEVGKNAGKDDEWGMQTFAKDITLKRLSEPEDVAAAVSFLAGPDSNYITGQTIIVDGGMQFH, from the coding sequence ATGTCTAAAGTAGCTATTGTCACAGGTGCTGGTCAAGGAATCGGTTTTGCAATCGCAAAACGTTTGGTGCAAGATGGCTTCAAGGTCGGAGTATTGGACTACAATGCTGAAACAGCTGAAAAAGCAGTTGCTGAGTTGTCCGCAGAAAATGCTTTTGCGGTCGTTGCTGATGTATCCAAACAAGCAGAAGTAGCTGCAGCTTTCCAAAAAGTTGTTGACCATTTTGGAGATTTGAATGTTGTCGTGAACAATGCAGGTGTTGCGCCAACTACACCACTTGATACAATTACAGAAGAACAATTTACGCGTACATTTGCTATTAACGTTGGTGGCGTGATTTGGGGTGCTCAAGCTGCACAAGCTCAATTCAAAGCGCTTGGCCATGGCGGAAAAATCATCAATGCAACTTCACAAGCAGGGGTTGTAGGTAACCCTAACTTGACTGTTTATGGTGGTACTAAATTTGCAGTTCGTGGTATCACACAGACTTTGGCGCGTGACTTAGCGGATTCAGGAATCACTGTCAATGCTTATGCACCAGGTATCGTGAAGACTCCAATGATGTTTGACATTGCTCATGAAGTTGGTAAGAACGCAGGTAAAGATGACGAATGGGGTATGCAAACATTCGCTAAAGATATTACTCTCAAACGTCTTTCAGAACCTGAAGATGTAGCAGCAGCGGTCAGCTTCCTTGCTGGACCTGATTCAAACTACATCACAGGACAAACCATTATCGTAGATGGTGGGATGCAGTTCCATTAA
- a CDS encoding DUF4300 family protein: MKPSKKIMLLTSCVLAIFALAACGSNQKQSKEKQASSTVQKSSSDKERYKGSYSNLNSKASVKEVWALLSAYLDQDSVDKFLGLVTDYDSIVGSVGLTGDFSKFKKTDYNVEKISDLWTKKKGDFVGTNCRINSYTLLKNRIEIPKMKADSELLFVDNDAIDKGKVFDEADKEDFNILYSRVPTEATTDVKVHAKKMEEYFAHFKFNENARMLSIIVHDNLDGNTLFVGHVGVLVPAKDGYLFVEKLTFEEPYQAIKFATKEDVYKYLETKYQNYTGEGLAKPFIMDNEKWVEMK, translated from the coding sequence ATGAAACCATCTAAAAAAATCATGCTTCTTACTAGCTGCGTCTTGGCGATCTTTGCTTTAGCGGCTTGTGGTAGCAACCAAAAGCAATCCAAGGAAAAGCAGGCAAGTTCCACTGTGCAGAAATCTAGTTCAGATAAGGAGCGCTACAAGGGAAGCTACAGCAACCTCAACAGCAAAGCAAGTGTCAAAGAAGTGTGGGCTCTCCTATCTGCTTATTTGGATCAGGACAGTGTAGATAAATTTCTGGGTCTAGTAACGGATTACGATAGCATTGTAGGCTCGGTCGGATTGACGGGTGATTTCAGTAAGTTCAAGAAAACAGACTACAATGTTGAGAAGATCAGTGACTTGTGGACCAAGAAAAAGGGCGATTTCGTCGGGACCAACTGCCGGATCAATAGTTATACTCTTCTGAAGAATCGCATCGAGATTCCTAAGATGAAAGCGGATAGTGAACTTTTATTTGTGGACAATGATGCCATTGACAAAGGAAAAGTCTTCGATGAGGCAGACAAGGAAGACTTTAACATTCTGTATTCACGGGTTCCAACAGAGGCTACAACGGATGTCAAGGTCCATGCCAAGAAGATGGAAGAGTATTTTGCTCATTTCAAGTTCAATGAAAATGCTCGCATGCTTTCCATCATCGTTCATGATAACCTAGATGGAAATACTCTTTTTGTCGGCCACGTCGGTGTCTTGGTTCCTGCCAAGGATGGCTATCTCTTTGTTGAAAAGCTGACCTTTGAAGAGCCCTATCAAGCCATCAAGTTTGCGACTAAGGAAGATGTTTACAAATACTTGGAGACCAAATACCAGAACTACACAGGCGAAGGTCTAGCCAAGCCCTTTATCATGGACAATGAAAAATGGGTTGAGATGAAATAA
- a CDS encoding SP_0198 family lipoprotein: MTLSKKLTLSLASLAVLGLLVACSNQTAQTPANSASSQQVSSSTSSSKGSQTASQAENLDGTYKGTDENDQITLTLSGKMGTWEEVERDGEKESKPVTVHSDNHTLTVGDDLKYYKLEGNQLTIEDDDRDPSDTIVLTK; the protein is encoded by the coding sequence ATGACATTGTCCAAAAAACTCACACTTTCTCTTGCCTCACTGGCAGTTCTTGGTCTTTTAGTAGCCTGCTCGAACCAGACAGCTCAAACACCTGCAAACTCTGCTAGTTCACAACAGGTTTCTTCGAGCACTTCAAGCTCTAAAGGTTCACAAACAGCTAGCCAAGCTGAAAATCTAGACGGTACATACAAAGGGACTGATGAAAATGATCAGATCACTCTGACCCTCTCTGGTAAGATGGGCACATGGGAAGAGGTTGAAAGGGATGGCGAGAAAGAAAGCAAGCCTGTAACCGTTCACTCCGACAATCATACTCTCACTGTGGGAGATGATCTCAAATATTACAAACTAGAAGGTAACCAACTCACTATTGAAGATGACGATCGCGATCCTTCTGATACCATTGTATTAACGAAATAG
- a CDS encoding 8-oxo-dGTP diphosphatase, translated as MNENVEFTNLCMVRDGDRVLVMNRKKEDWPGITFPGGHVEVGESFTEAVIREVKEETGLRIASPQICGMKDWVEDGIRYVVLFYKTEKFDGELISSEEGEVWWEDLKEFPKLDLSLDMEDMLRIFFEEDLSEFFYYQDGEDCKYDLK; from the coding sequence ATGAATGAAAACGTCGAGTTTACGAATCTTTGTATGGTAAGAGATGGCGATAGAGTTCTTGTTATGAATCGTAAAAAAGAGGACTGGCCAGGCATTACATTTCCTGGAGGTCATGTCGAAGTGGGAGAGTCATTTACGGAAGCAGTGATCCGTGAAGTGAAGGAAGAAACTGGCTTAAGGATAGCTTCTCCCCAGATTTGTGGAATGAAAGATTGGGTAGAAGACGGCATTCGTTATGTAGTTCTCTTTTATAAGACAGAAAAGTTTGACGGAGAATTAATATCCTCTGAAGAGGGGGAAGTCTGGTGGGAGGACCTGAAAGAATTTCCAAAACTAGACCTCTCCTTAGATATGGAGGATATGCTTCGTATTTTCTTTGAAGAAGACCTTTCTGAATTTTTCTACTACCAAGATGGAGAAGACTGTAAGTACGATTTAAAGTAA